The Elephas maximus indicus isolate mEleMax1 chromosome 19, mEleMax1 primary haplotype, whole genome shotgun sequence genome contains a region encoding:
- the LOC126062997 gene encoding olfactory receptor 1D2, whose protein sequence is MDGDNQTGASEFLLVGLSEKPEQQRILFWMFLSMYLVTVVGNGLIILAISSDSHLHTPMYFFLANLSFTDLFFVTNTIPKMLVNLQSQNKTISYTGCLTQLYFLVSLVALDNLILAAMAYDRYVAICHPLHYTTAMSPGLCILLLALCWVFSVLYGLIHTLLMTRVTFCESRKIHYIFCEMYVLLRLACSSTQVNHTMLIVTGCLIFVVPFGFMIVSYIWIVRAILQIPSTFRKYKAFSTCASHVAVVSLFYGTLCMVYLQPLHTYSMKDSVATVMYAVITPMMNPFIYSLRNKNMHGALGKLFLGKAFQRLT, encoded by the coding sequence ATGGATGGAGACAACCAGACCGGGGCTTCCGAGTTCCTGCTCGTTGGGCTCTCAGAGAAGCCCGAGCAGCAACGAATACTGTTTTGGAtgttcctgtccatgtacctggTCACAGTTGTGGGAAATGGGCTCATCATCCTGGCCATCAGCTCTGACTCCCACCtgcacactcccatgtactttttcctggcCAACCTCTCCTTCACCGACCTCTTCTTTGTCACTAACACAATCCCCAAGATGCTGGTGAACCTTCAGTCCCAAAACAAAACCATCTCCTACACGGGATGCCTGACACAGCTCTACTTCCTGGTCTCCTTGGTAGCCCTGGACAACCTCATCCTGGCcgcaatggcctatgaccgctatgtggccatctgccaccCCCTCCACTACACCACAGCCATGAGCCCTGGCCTCTGTATCTTGCTCCTGGCCTTGTGTTGGGTCTTCTCTGTCCTCTACGGCCTCATCCACACCCTCCTTATGACCAGAGTGACCTTCTGTGAGTCCCGGAAGATCCACTACATCTTCTGTGAGATGTACGTCCTGCTAAGGCTTGCGTGTTCCAGCACCCAGGTCAATCATACAATGCTGATTGTCACTGGCTGCTTGATCTTTGTCGTTCCCTTTGGATTCATGATTGTGTCTTATATCTGGATTGTCAGAGCCATCCTCCAAATACCCTCCACCTTTAGGAAGTACAAAGCCTTCTCTACCTGTGCTTCCCATGTGGCTGTGGTCTCTCTTTTCTATGGGACACTTTGTATGGTCTATCTGCAGCCCCTCCACACCTACTCCATGAAGGACTCAGTGGCCACAGTGATGTATGCTGTGATAACACCCATGATGAACCctttcatctacagcctgaggaacaagaATATGCATGGAGCTCTAGGAAAACTCTTCCTTGGAAAAGCTTTTCAGAGGTTGACATAA